In Streptomyces liangshanensis, the DNA window TTCCAGTCCGTGGCGTCGGCGGTCGCTCCGCTCAACGTCTGGTCGGTGTATCCGCGCGGATGCGGTGCGGGGAACTCGTCCCCGTCCGGGAACAGGGTGGAGTGCAGGTGCGCGGGGCGCAGCACCCGGTGCTCGATGACGTCGGCGAGCCGGTGACCGGTGACCTTCTCGATCACCAGGCCGAGGAGCACCAGGTTGGTGTTCGAGTACTCGAACTGCGCACCCGGCGCGAAGGTGTTGGCGTGCCGGAAGCCGTACGCCAGTACCTCGTGCGGGGTGAAGGTGCGGTACGGGTCGCTCAGCAGCGCGTGGGTGAAGTCGGTGTCGGAGGTGTACGGGAACAGGCCGCTGCGCATCTCGGCGAGCTGGCGCAGTGTGATCCGGTGGCCGTCCGGCACACCGCGGACGTACCGGGAGATCGGGTCGTCCAGGCGGACCTTGTGGTCGTCCACGAGCTGGAGCAGCGCGGTGACGGTGAAGGTCTTGGTCTCGCTGCCGATCCGTACGTACGGGTCGACGGTCATCGGCTCGCGGGTGGCGGTGTCGGCGACGCCGGTGGCGCGGACGTAACTTCCCTTGCCGGGCATCCACAGCCCGACCACCACTCCGGGGATGCCGGCCTGTCGCCGGGCGTCCTCGATCGCCCGGTCGAGCCGGGCGGTCAGCTCCGGGCCGAGACCGCTGCCGGGGTGGTCGGTGGTCGTGGTGTGGGGAGCGGTGTGCGATGTCGTGGCCGCGGCGTGGAGTGTTGCGGCGGGCGCCGCCGTGACCGGGACCACCACGGATGCCACGAACAGCGTCGCGGCGAGCAGCCGGCGGCGGCGAGAAGTGCGTCGCATTCCGTGGGACCTCTTCCAGTCAGGGTTCGGGCGGCCACATCACCACCGGAAACCGCCGGCGGGGACCCGCTTCCTGACGTGTTCGGCCGAATCCACCCGTTCGGCGCCCCACGGCCCTGACGGCGGTCGGCGCGGACGACAACAGGGAGGCGCCGTGGAGGCGCCTCCCTGTCGGAGTCGGCGGCGAGGAAAGCGAAGGAACTCGTTTCTTTTGCAGAGAAGTTGAGAAGGAAGCCCCTTCATGGCCTCGCCGTGGGACCACGCTAGCACTCAGCCCGGGATCAGGTCGCGCAGATTTTCGAGGGTGACGACCCGGGAATCGGGGTGCAGGCCCTCGGGCCGTTCGAGGCCGATGTACGTCACGGGCTCGTCCGGGGCCGACCGGCCGTCCCACAGCTCCACGGCGGACGTACCGCCGGACATCAGCTCGACCAGGTTCCACACCGTCAGGTACTCCCGCTCCACGACGGCGCGCACCACCTTGGACACCGACACCTGGTGCTCCTCGACCCGGTTCTCCGAGGAGAGGCCCGTCAGGTAGAGGTGCAGCCACTTGGCGCGCCACCGGCCGTTGTCCTCGCGCCGGAACACCAGGGGCAGCGCGACCCGGCCCGCGCCGCGAAGCTCCGACTTCACGCGGACCGTACGCGGCTCGAAGGGGCGGCCCTTCTGTTCGGCGTCGCGCAGCATGAAACCGAAGAAGGACTCCTCGGCCTCGTCGAAGCCCTCGCCGGCGTAGATGTGGACCTGCGGGACGACAAACGTGCTCCGTACCCGGTCCAGGGACAGGTTGATGAACTCCGAGGCGCCGTCGGGCGCCTCCGTGATGTCTCCCGAGTGCTCACCCCCGACCGCGGTGAGAGAGGTGTACGAGAGCCAGGCGTCGGTGCTGTAGTCGGACCGCAGCAACACCGCCGACAGGTCGTAGTCGGTCCGGTCGCCGGTCTCCTTCCAGTACACGAAGAAGCGGAGCAGGTCGCCGTCGACCACCGAGAGCGACCCGCGCGGGAGCACACCGAGCCCGGCCGCGGTCGCGCGGCCGCTGAGCGGGAGCGCCACGTCGAGGACGTCGGGGTCGAGCAGGAGCCGGCCGGGCGCCGGAAGCCGGCCGCGTATCTCGGCGTCGAGGGCGGCGATCAGGCGGTCACGGTCGGCGGCGGGGACGGGCGGCCGGGCGTCGGGGGCCGCCAGGCCGCGGCCCCGGGCGTCGACGAAGATCCGGGGCGCGCCGGTCTCCCGCTCCCGGTTCTGGAAGTGTTCGCGTACGGAGAGCACGACCCGGCCGGAGACCTCGGGGGCGGCCCGTACCGCGGCGGCCACCACCGCGTCCCGCTGCTCCTGGTCGGCGGCGAGCCGCAGCAGGTGGTCGAGGGCGCGGAACAGCTTGCCGGGGGCGGACGACAGCAGCCGCGCCGCGCCGACGACGTCGCTCGCTTCGAGGAGCTTCTCCACGCGGCTGTCGAAGGTCGGCGCCTCCTTCTCGCCCCGCGCCACGGCGAACACGTCGGCGGCGTCCGGCCACCGGGGGTACTCGTGCGGGTGGAGGCGCTCACCGAGCCGCTTGAAGGGCTCGCGGTGTACGTGCACGTCGGCCAGCTTGGCGGGGCTCGCGGCGATCAGGGCGTCGAGGCCCGCGAGCAGCGCGCGGCGGGCCGGCCGCGACAGGGCGCGGAACCGGGTCGGCTCCCGCAGTGTCACGTCGCCGCCGGACAGCGCGCAGGCCAGCCGCAGTACGTCGGTGACCGTGTCGAGCAGGAGGTCCGCGCCGACCGCGAGGCGGGCGGCGTTGACGACCGCCTTGTTCTCGCGGACCGGGATCGACTCCGGCTGCGGGCCGTGCGCCGCCCACTCGGCGAGGGTGGTCAGGTCGCGCAGGTGCTCCTCCCCCAGCGGCGTCGTACTGCCCGCCAAGGCCAGGTACAGATCGGTGAGTTCGGCGTCCGGGTCCCGCCCGAGGTGCAGGACGGTCACCCGGTCCCCGGCGGCGGCGACCAGTTCGTCCTGTGCCGCCAGCATCTCGTCGTATGTGTGCTGGTAGCGGCCGTAGGCGGGGAGGGTGAGCAGGTCGACCACGCCGTGGGCCAGTTGCCTCAGCACGTTCCCGCGCGCCTCGGGGTCGGCGAGCGCCTTCGTGACACACCGTACCCAGAACTCCTCGGTGTCCGGCACGTTCGCGGGGAAGTCGATGAAGTACGTGTTGTGCCGCACGTGGTCGCCCACCAGCTCGCCCACGGTGCGCAGCGTCCACTCGGCGGTGTGCAGGACCACGTCCCGGGACAGTCCGGACAGCCGGTCGAGCAGCTCCGCGGACAGCTTGAAGCCCGCGGACGCCAGCGCCGCGTCCAACTGCCGTGCGGCGGCGGCTCCGTCGCCCGCCGGGCCCTCGGGAACCGGGACGCGACGGGTGTGCCGGACGACCAGCGATGCGAGAGGGTGCGCCATGGGGCGATGATCGCAGAGGTGTACGAGTCGGCGCACAGGGGTTTCGGGCCGCGGCCCACTGCCCCGCCCCGGCCCGCGCGGTGGGGTGGTCAGGGGGACGCGGGAAGGCTCTGGGTCCCTACCACGGTGAGGAGTTGGAGTTTCTCGTGGTCCTCGGTGCCGGGGGTGGCGGTGAAGACCAGCAGCGCCTGGTCCTGGTCGAGGTCGTACAGCATCTGGCAGTGGACCGCGATGACGCCGAGGTGGGGCGTGGTGATGCGTTTGTGGTGGCCGCGATGGCCGGTGACCTCGTGCTGGGTCCAGAGGCGGGCGAACTCCGGGCTGTCCGCGCGGAGATGGCGGACGAGGGTGGCGGCGCGGCTGCGGGGGCCGTGGCGGGCGGCGAGGGCGCGCAGGTCGGCGGTGAAGTTCCGGCTGAGGCCGTCGTGGTCC includes these proteins:
- a CDS encoding serine hydrolase domain-containing protein, whose protein sequence is MRRTSRRRRLLAATLFVASVVVPVTAAPAATLHAAATTSHTAPHTTTTDHPGSGLGPELTARLDRAIEDARRQAGIPGVVVGLWMPGKGSYVRATGVADTATREPMTVDPYVRIGSETKTFTVTALLQLVDDHKVRLDDPISRYVRGVPDGHRITLRQLAEMRSGLFPYTSDTDFTHALLSDPYRTFTPHEVLAYGFRHANTFAPGAQFEYSNTNLVLLGLVIEKVTGHRLADVIEHRVLRPAHLHSTLFPDGDEFPAPHPRGYTDQTLSGATADATDWNPSWAWAAGAMISNLHDLRRWAGVVATGELLSPRTQAERLKTLPTSFPGTTYGLGIFETNGWIGHNGSIPGYETVTVYLPSQKATLVIMINTDTTTADGQEPSTVLARAVTAVATPDHVYDGAVVTP
- a CDS encoding TerD family protein; translated protein: MAHPLASLVVRHTRRVPVPEGPAGDGAAAARQLDAALASAGFKLSAELLDRLSGLSRDVVLHTAEWTLRTVGELVGDHVRHNTYFIDFPANVPDTEEFWVRCVTKALADPEARGNVLRQLAHGVVDLLTLPAYGRYQHTYDEMLAAQDELVAAAGDRVTVLHLGRDPDAELTDLYLALAGSTTPLGEEHLRDLTTLAEWAAHGPQPESIPVRENKAVVNAARLAVGADLLLDTVTDVLRLACALSGGDVTLREPTRFRALSRPARRALLAGLDALIAASPAKLADVHVHREPFKRLGERLHPHEYPRWPDAADVFAVARGEKEAPTFDSRVEKLLEASDVVGAARLLSSAPGKLFRALDHLLRLAADQEQRDAVVAAAVRAAPEVSGRVVLSVREHFQNRERETGAPRIFVDARGRGLAAPDARPPVPAADRDRLIAALDAEIRGRLPAPGRLLLDPDVLDVALPLSGRATAAGLGVLPRGSLSVVDGDLLRFFVYWKETGDRTDYDLSAVLLRSDYSTDAWLSYTSLTAVGGEHSGDITEAPDGASEFINLSLDRVRSTFVVPQVHIYAGEGFDEAEESFFGFMLRDAEQKGRPFEPRTVRVKSELRGAGRVALPLVFRREDNGRWRAKWLHLYLTGLSSENRVEEHQVSVSKVVRAVVEREYLTVWNLVELMSGGTSAVELWDGRSAPDEPVTYIGLERPEGLHPDSRVVTLENLRDLIPG